The genomic segment GTCATACCGCGCCTTGTTGTGATCCCCCCAGAGGTGCATGTCCTCGGTCGTCGGCACGTCGAGCACGCCCATGCTGTTCTTCAGCGAGCATGTGAGGTTGGTCTGCGAGTGCTTCTTCAGGGTCGGCATGTTGATGATCAGTCCGGCCTCATAGATCTTCTTGATGACTCCGATCGAGGGCATCGTCGTCCAGCTGTCGTCGCCCACATGGACGGTCGGCGCCTTTGCGTCGTCCATCAGCGAGTCGGTCGTGAATCCACCCTTTTTCGCGAGATCGTTCAGACCGCTCCAGTCGAACTTGCCGCCCGCCTCGCCGTTGGCCAGGCGCTTCCCCCGACGGTCCGCCACGGTGATGTCGTTGAAGCCCTCTTTCTGAAGGTAGTCGACCGTCGTCAGGACGGAGTTTTCGTCGGTTGTCGTGGGATAACGTGTCTTCTTGTCGAAGACAAAGTTCGGCTTGACGATGACCGACCGGCCGCTGCCGAGCCTGGCGAATCCTCCCAGAGCTTCCATGCCCTTTGCCAGCATGCTGGTGAAATCGGTGCCTCGCACCACGACGACGATCGGTTTTCCGTTCT from the Acidobacteriota bacterium genome contains:
- a CDS encoding DUF362 domain-containing protein — encoded protein: MTDDGRTRRRFLRDMAALSLAGPSALRSFAATGTVEQALSPIRRRVPNPFVENGKPIVVVVRGTDFTSMLAKGMEALGGFARLGSGRSVIVKPNFVFDKKTRYPTTTDENSVLTTVDYLQKEGFNDITVADRRGKRLANGEAGGKFDWSGLNDLAKKGGFTTDSLMDDAKAPTVHVGDDSWTTMPSIGVIKKIYEAGLIINMPTLKKHSQTNLTCSLKNSMGVLDVPTTEDMHLWGDHNKARYDSMPKADITRRLCLAVAECAMAVSPEMTVIDARQVLCKNHGSFASGLPRDANRLIISGDPVAADVYAAGVLKEVYEPYEVGFTRYTFENATRLGIGVADPGSVVVKEMEA